A genomic window from Lotus japonicus ecotype B-129 chromosome 1, LjGifu_v1.2 includes:
- the LOC130733920 gene encoding protein transport protein Sec61 subunit beta-like, whose protein sequence is MALGGAAPQRGSAAAAASMRRRRTTSGGASGGAAGTMLQFYTDDAPGLKISPNVVLVMSIGFIAFVAVLHVMGKLYFVRREA, encoded by the coding sequence ATGGCTTTAGGTGGAGCAGCTCCCCAAAGAGGAAGTGCAGCAGCTGCTGCTAGcatgaggagaagaagaacaacCAGTGGTGGGGCCTCTGGAGGAGCAGCTGGGACTATGCTTCAGTTTTACACCGACGATGCCCCTGGACTCAAGATCTCCCCAAATGTCGTTCTTGTAATGAGTATTGGCTTTATAGCTTTTGTTGCCGTCCTTCATGTGATGGGAAAATTGTATTTCGTGCGCCGAGAGGCATAA